The window TGCCGCCCACTTATCCTAATATCGTTATTGACCATGCGATGGCATTTACATTGTCACCCAAGATGGCACGCGCCTTATAGATGGGATGTCTTCATGGTGGGCTAGCGTTCATGGTTATAACCACCCCACACTAAATGCCGCTATTGTTGAGCAGTTGGGTAAAATGGCGCATGTGATGTTTGGTGGCTTGACCCATCAGCCAGCGATAGATTTAGGCAAAAAATTACTAGATATTGTCCCAGCTGGATTAGATGCTATCTTTTATTCCGATAGTGGCAGTATTGCGGTGGAAGTAGCGCTTAAGATGGCGCTGCAATATCAAGTTGCCGCCAAATGCCCAAACAAGAAGCAATTTGCTTCCACCCATTCAGGATATTATGGCGATACTTGGCATGCAATGAGTGTCTGTGATCCGGTAGCGGGTATGCATAGTCTATATGGTAATCAATTGCCCATGCAGCATTTTGTACCTGCGCCGCCATTAGGCTTTGAGCGTGCGTTGATGGAAGATGAGCGCGATGAGTTAACCACTTTTTTGATAATAACAGCGACAAGTTAGCAGGCTTTATTATTGAGCCGATTATCCAAGGCGCTGGCGGTATGCGCTTCTATAGTCCTGAGTATTTGCAACTGTTACGTCAGCTGTGTGATGAGCATGATGTAGTATTAATTGCTGATGAAATTGCGACTGTTTTGGTCGTAGCGGTAAATTGTTTGCTTGCCGAGCATGCCAATATCAGTCCCGATATTATGACTGTCGGTAAAGCGTTGACTGGTGGCTATATGACCTTTGCGGCGACTTTATGTACGCGCAAAATTGCCGAGACTATTAGCCAGAGTGATTATCCAGCGCTGATGCACGGCCCTACTTTTATGGGCAATCCTCTGGCCTGTGCGGTCGCGTGTGCCTCAATTGATTGATAGTATCTTATGATATCCCTAATCGTACGCAAAGATGCAAGCCACTATGGAGCAGCAGCTTGCACTAGCCACGATGCTAGAGGGCGTTAAAGAAGTACGCTGCCTGGGCGCAGTAGCCGTTATTGAGCTATATGACGCTGTTGATATGCCTACCTTTCAATCCTTACTTATTGAAAATGGAATTTGGGTCAGGCCATTTGGTAAATTGGTCTATATCATGCCGCCTTATGTTATTACCGATTCCGAGCTTTGTGACTTTATGCCAAGCGTTGTTAAAAGTAGTCAGCACTTATTTGACTCAAATTCAAAACCAGCGATAGTAAATATTAAATGAAATAGATACGGGTCATAAAAATTGCAAGGCTGGCAAATTTTTATCGCTTGCTGTGCGGCTCCGCCACCCAGAGGCTTCAAAAAATTCACACAGCCATGCACACTGTATCCGTTTTAAGGTCGATATATCCACCCTGACGCTTAGTTGTGGTTTTTAATTTCATGATTAAGTCACTGTTGTATCGGTTAACAGTCTTCTGTTATAAGGTAGGTTATGAGCGTTCTATTTGTTTCTGGCATTGATACTGACATTGGTAAAACTTATGCCACTGGAATGATGCTAAAGCGTTGATGCAGCAGGGTATCAATGTCATGACCAAAAGCTGGTACAAACGGGTGTGGCGATTAATCCACTCAACGGCGAAATGGGTATTGCTGATGATATTGTTACTCATCGTCAATTGATGGATATCCCGCTACAGCCTTGTGATCTTGATTTTACAACCTGTCCTTATCGTTATCAGAAGCCTGCGTCACCGCATTTATCCGCTAAGCTTTCAGGACAAACTCTTGACCCTGAGTTGATTACTAGCGCCACTCAACGTTTGCAACCCGAGTATGAGGTAGTGTTATTAGAAGGAGCAGGTGGGTTACTCGTGCCGATAACTGAATCGTTATTAACCTTAGATTATATTGCTACTCAAGGCTATCCTGTCATTCTGGTCACCTCGGGGCGGCTTGGCAGTATCAATCATACTTACTCAGTTTGGAAGCCATAAAATCGCGCGGCCTACAGTCCATAGTGTTATCTATAATCATATTCATGATGCCAGTGCTAATACCGATGCTGAGATAGCTGGTAGTACCATTGATTTTTTGCGAAACTACCTTCAGCAGCATTATCCCAGTGCGCATTGGTTACAGCTGCCGCATTTAGCGATTAACACGCCAGCTAATACTAAAATGCTATCAGCAGAAGATTGTTTAACTTTGCCTAGTAACTTTGTTTGAGTCATTTATATATTAATTTACATATTTAATATTTTATTTTGAGCGGGCAAATAACTGGAAAAGACTTTCCCAAATAAGCGTAAGGTTTGTATAGCGCGCTTGGTAGACTAGGCAATCGCCGCTGCACACTGGCAACAGACAT of the Psychrobacter sp. LV10R520-6 genome contains:
- a CDS encoding aminotransferase class III-fold pyridoxal phosphate-dependent enzyme, producing MSSWWASVHGYNHPTLNAAIVEQLGKMAHVMFGGLTHQPAIDLGKKLLDIVPAGLDAIFYSDSGSIAVEVALKMALQYQVAAKCPNKKQFASTHSGYYGDTWHAMSVCDPVAGMHSLYGNQLPMQHFVPAPPLGFERALMEDERDELTTFLIITATS
- a CDS encoding aminotransferase class III-fold pyridoxal phosphate-dependent enzyme; this translates as MQGAGGMRFYSPEYLQLLRQLCDEHDVVLIADEIATVLVVAVNCLLAEHANISPDIMTVGKALTGGYMTFAATLCTRKIAETISQSDYPALMHGPTFMGNPLACAVACASID
- a CDS encoding aminotransferase class III-fold pyridoxal phosphate-dependent enzyme, with protein sequence MQATMEQQLALATMLEGVKEVRCLGAVAVIELYDAVDMPTFQSLLIENGIWVRPFGKLVYIMPPYVITDSELCDFMPSVVKSSQHLFDSNSKPAIVNIK